A window of Bacteroidota bacterium contains these coding sequences:
- a CDS encoding ArsR family transcriptional regulator has translation MLEALITSKTRIKLLLKFFLNSNSSSYLRNLETEFGESSNAIRLELNKFEQAGLLNSELDGNKKRFRANTHHPLFNDIHNILLKHLGFDKIVETVIDQLGNLDKVFVTGAFARGTDHQVIDLIFVGNEINKNYLLKLVDKVERLISRKIRYMVMGSDEFRMYEAGLGDEEVLLLWDKEK, from the coding sequence GTGCTTGAAGCGCTAATCACATCCAAAACCCGCATTAAGCTATTGCTCAAGTTTTTCCTGAACAGCAATTCCAGTTCTTATTTGCGCAATCTTGAGACCGAATTTGGTGAGTCGAGCAATGCCATACGTCTGGAGTTGAATAAATTCGAGCAGGCAGGTTTGCTTAATTCTGAGCTGGATGGGAACAAGAAGCGTTTCCGGGCGAATACTCATCATCCTCTTTTCAACGATATACATAATATTCTGTTAAAACATCTGGGTTTCGACAAGATCGTCGAGACGGTGATTGATCAGTTGGGTAATCTCGACAAGGTTTTTGTGACCGGGGCTTTTGCCCGTGGGACGGATCATCAGGTGATCGACCTGATCTTTGTGGGGAATGAGATCAATAAGAATTATTTGCTGAAGCTGGTGGATAAGGTTGAGCGGCTTATCAGCAGGAAGATAAGGTATATGGTGATGGGGAGTGACGAGTTTCGTATGTACGAGGCCGGTCTGGGGGATGAGGAAGTGCTGTTGTTGTGGGATAAGGAGAAATAG
- a CDS encoding sugar transferase: protein MRKRSLILVIDLVIVFLSFLFFAWIKPGTKAVILPNYWLPFLYFLLIWLAISIFLGKFRMDRVKDSRDVVIPILINNFTILSVVSIIIYSFQFQFFSRSIVFGTIALATVLELILGMVYYAFARPVRIAEDRDVHMNGHVVQAQQAQKVELKEILVKKQLDDKAYERIRDLITEEAGSSVFDFIEKSINLRDPKHLILSTTTRFNILNQPEEFYHNIINLKRINDIRYINKFFESVNNKLEYGGMFIDFAETYVLRKRRILHRYWVPFNYMVYFLDWVWKRFLPKMPLLKKVYFFLTKGRNRVISKAETFGRLYSCGFEITGERLIEGSLYFCARKIKEPAYDYNPTYGPVITLKRYGKGGKLFNVYKLRTMHAYSEYLQDYIYDKYNLAEGGKFNNDFRVTTLGRFLRKFWLDELPMLVNVFRGDMKIVGVRPLSRHYFNLYVEEVRKKRIKFKPGLIPPYYADMPNTLEEIMESEMKYLNACEKHPFITDIRYFFLALKNIIFKRARSK, encoded by the coding sequence ATGAGGAAGCGATCGCTAATTCTGGTTATTGATCTTGTTATAGTCTTCCTGTCATTCCTGTTTTTTGCCTGGATCAAGCCGGGTACCAAAGCTGTTATTCTTCCCAATTACTGGTTGCCTTTTTTATATTTCCTGCTGATCTGGCTTGCCATATCCATATTCCTCGGTAAATTCAGGATGGATAGGGTAAAGGATTCGAGGGATGTGGTCATTCCTATCCTGATCAACAATTTCACCATTCTGTCTGTCGTCAGCATCATCATTTATTCCTTCCAGTTTCAGTTTTTCTCCCGCAGCATTGTATTCGGTACCATTGCACTGGCCACGGTACTTGAATTGATCCTGGGGATGGTGTACTATGCTTTTGCCCGGCCGGTGAGGATAGCAGAAGACCGCGACGTACATATGAACGGCCATGTGGTGCAAGCACAGCAGGCTCAAAAAGTTGAATTAAAGGAGATCCTGGTAAAAAAGCAACTCGACGACAAGGCTTATGAGCGCATACGTGACCTTATCACCGAAGAAGCCGGCTCCAGTGTTTTTGATTTCATCGAAAAATCGATCAACCTCCGTGATCCCAAACATCTTATTCTCTCAACAACCACCCGCTTCAACATCCTGAATCAACCGGAAGAATTTTATCACAACATCATAAACCTGAAGCGGATCAACGATATCCGTTATATCAACAAGTTCTTCGAATCGGTGAACAACAAACTGGAATACGGGGGGATGTTCATTGATTTTGCAGAGACCTATGTTTTGCGGAAAAGGCGTATCCTGCACCGTTACTGGGTACCTTTTAATTATATGGTATATTTCCTCGATTGGGTCTGGAAGCGTTTCCTGCCAAAAATGCCCCTTCTTAAAAAGGTATATTTCTTCCTGACCAAAGGGCGCAATCGCGTGATCTCCAAGGCTGAAACCTTTGGAAGACTGTATTCCTGCGGTTTTGAGATCACCGGGGAAAGACTCATTGAAGGCAGTTTATATTTCTGTGCCCGCAAGATCAAGGAGCCGGCTTACGATTACAACCCGACTTACGGGCCGGTGATCACCCTCAAACGATATGGTAAAGGCGGCAAGCTTTTTAACGTTTATAAGCTGCGCACCATGCATGCCTATTCGGAGTACCTCCAGGATTATATCTACGATAAGTATAACCTTGCAGAAGGAGGGAAATTCAACAACGATTTCCGGGTAACCACTCTCGGTAGGTTCCTCCGGAAATTCTGGCTGGATGAGCTTCCCATGCTGGTCAACGTTTTCAGGGGAGACATGAAGATCGTCGGTGTCAGACCCCTCAGCCGGCATTATTTCAACCTCTACGTCGAGGAAGTCAGAAAGAAACGCATCAAATTCAAACCCGGACTCATCCCCCCTTACTACGCCGATATGCCCAATACCCTCGAAGAAATCATGGAGTCGGAGATGAAATACCTCAACGCCTGCGAAAAACACCCCTTTATCACAGATATCAGATATTTCTTCCTGGCACTGAAAAATATAATATTCAAAAGGGCGAGGAGTAAGTGA